A portion of the Hymenobacter gelipurpurascens genome contains these proteins:
- a CDS encoding amidohydrolase, translated as MKSFYAALALGLTLPLPSAFAQNQALNARIAQLSAQEESKVIAWRRDFHQHPELGNEETRTAGIVAAHLKKLGLEVQTGVGRTGVVGILRGGKPGPVVALRADMDALPVTETSGVTFASTVKTTYLGQPVGVMHACGHDAHTAMLMGAAEVLSQVKKDLPGTVKFIFQPAEEGSLPGVEGGAKLMIKEGVLENPKVAAVFGLHINAQTEVGQLAYRPGGEMASSDRFTIKVIGKGSHGARPWSSVDPVVTAAQIIMGLQTIVSRQVNLTEDAAVVTVGTLKAGVRYNVIPADVELSGTIRAFNPKTQEQIWAAIRRTATNIAESAGATAEVSIEPYVPVTFNNLPLTARMLPTLQNVAGGAVNIKEVKPNTWAEDFSLYQEKVPGLFVFLGGMSKGQDPATTADHHTAGFKLDESGFTLGVRTLATLATDYLEMNQK; from the coding sequence ATGAAGTCATTCTACGCCGCCCTGGCGCTGGGGCTCACGCTCCCGCTGCCTTCCGCCTTCGCCCAAAACCAGGCCCTCAACGCCCGAATTGCCCAGCTCTCGGCGCAAGAAGAGAGTAAAGTCATTGCTTGGCGGCGAGACTTCCACCAGCATCCCGAGTTGGGCAATGAGGAAACGCGCACGGCCGGCATTGTGGCGGCGCACCTGAAAAAGCTGGGCCTGGAAGTACAGACCGGCGTAGGCCGCACCGGGGTAGTGGGCATTCTGCGCGGCGGCAAGCCCGGTCCGGTGGTAGCGCTGCGCGCCGATATGGATGCTCTGCCGGTTACGGAAACCTCCGGCGTGACCTTTGCCTCCACCGTCAAAACCACGTACCTAGGCCAGCCCGTGGGCGTGATGCACGCCTGCGGCCACGATGCGCACACAGCCATGCTCATGGGCGCGGCCGAGGTGCTGAGCCAAGTGAAAAAGGACCTGCCCGGCACCGTTAAGTTTATCTTTCAGCCCGCCGAGGAAGGCTCCCTGCCGGGTGTGGAGGGCGGCGCCAAGCTCATGATAAAAGAAGGTGTGCTCGAAAACCCTAAAGTGGCGGCGGTTTTCGGGCTGCACATCAATGCCCAAACCGAGGTAGGCCAGCTAGCCTACCGGCCCGGCGGCGAAATGGCCAGCTCCGACCGGTTCACCATCAAGGTTATCGGCAAAGGCTCGCACGGGGCCCGGCCCTGGAGCAGCGTCGACCCCGTAGTGACGGCTGCCCAGATCATCATGGGCCTGCAAACCATCGTGAGCCGCCAGGTAAACCTCACCGAGGATGCCGCCGTGGTAACGGTAGGCACGCTCAAGGCCGGGGTGCGCTACAACGTTATTCCAGCTGATGTGGAGCTGAGCGGCACTATCCGGGCTTTCAACCCCAAGACGCAGGAGCAAATTTGGGCCGCCATCCGCCGTACGGCCACCAACATTGCCGAAAGCGCCGGCGCCACGGCCGAAGTGAGCATTGAGCCCTACGTGCCCGTTACCTTCAACAACCTGCCCCTCACGGCGCGCATGCTGCCCACCCTCCAGAATGTGGCCGGCGGCGCAGTCAACATTAAGGAAGTGAAGCCCAATACATGGGCCGAGGATTTTTCTTTGTACCAGGAAAAAGTGCCCGGCCTGTTCGTGTTTCTGGGTGGTATGTCCAAGGGCCAGGACCCCGCCACTACTGCCGACCACCACACCGCCGGCTTCAAGCTGGATGAAAGCGGCTTCACGCTAGGCGTCAGAACGCTGGCTACGCTGGCCACTGATTATCTGGAAATGAACCAGAAATAA
- a CDS encoding phosphatase PAP2-related protein has protein sequence MPAPTSSLPGFAPTTTDSINWKVAWQWPGFRWLLGSALALLLLLAALLPRFFAWVQARPGYLLPDPLLANLPARDVSGDAFAVIYLGIGLGVITLLPRPLRLLRALWAYWLLHVFRCLTLLLVPLEPPTGLVVLHDPLVERFFYAAPSPITKDLLFSGHTATLLLLTLTVPAGWRRWVLGVATGLIGSLVLVQHAHYTYDVLAAVPFTLLAYSLAGRVCNGTLPSA, from the coding sequence ATGCCTGCTCCTACTTCATCTCTCCCCGGTTTCGCCCCCACGACTACGGATTCCATCAACTGGAAAGTGGCCTGGCAGTGGCCTGGGTTCCGTTGGTTGCTGGGCAGCGCACTGGCGCTGCTGCTGCTTTTGGCGGCGCTGCTGCCGCGCTTCTTTGCCTGGGTGCAGGCCCGGCCCGGCTACCTCCTCCCCGACCCACTCCTGGCCAACCTACCCGCCCGCGACGTTTCCGGCGACGCGTTTGCGGTTATCTACCTCGGGATAGGCCTAGGCGTAATTACGCTGCTGCCTAGGCCACTGCGGCTGCTGCGGGCGCTGTGGGCGTACTGGCTGCTGCACGTATTCCGGTGCCTGACCTTGCTGCTGGTCCCGCTGGAGCCCCCGACTGGCCTGGTAGTGCTACACGACCCGTTAGTGGAGCGCTTCTTCTACGCCGCGCCGTCGCCCATCACCAAAGATTTGCTCTTCTCCGGGCACACTGCCACCCTCCTGTTGCTAACCCTGACTGTGCCGGCTGGCTGGCGGCGCTGGGTGCTGGGAGTTGCCACTGGGCTGATTGGGAGTTTGGTATTGGTGCAGCACGCACACTATACGTACGATGTGCTGGCGGCCGTGCCGTTCACGCTACTGGCCTACTCGCTGGCTGGCCGCGTGTGCAACGGCACCTTGCCCAGCGCGTAG
- a CDS encoding amidohydrolase has protein sequence MRVTHYALTGLLAAGLAAPAAAQNTTLNDRIAKLAAQQEAQVVAWRRDIHEHPELGNMETRTAGIVAAQLKKLGLEVQTGVAKTGVVAILRGGKPGPVVALRADMDALPVTESVNIPFASKARTSYNGQEVGVMHACGHDTHVAMLLGAAEVLSQVKKDLPGTVKFIFQPAEEGSLPGEEGGARLMVKQGVLDNPKVDAIFGVHINAQTEVGTLKYRPGGEMASSDVFSIKVKGKSAHGAYPWLAVDPVVTAAQIIMGLQTIVSRQAELTEDAAVLTVGMVHGGVRNNIIPEQVELTGTIRCLNKEMQQKIWAAVRRTATNIAESAGATAEVDITNYAPVTFNDLRLTEQMAPTLRRTAGPDKVVVQKAVTGAEDFAFYQEKIPGLFVFVGGMPKGKSPAETAPHHTAGFFIDESGLTLGVKTLATLAADYLGAGKK, from the coding sequence ATGAGAGTAACTCATTACGCCCTAACAGGCCTATTGGCAGCGGGTCTGGCCGCCCCTGCCGCCGCTCAAAATACCACCCTCAACGACCGGATTGCTAAGCTCGCTGCCCAGCAGGAAGCCCAGGTAGTTGCCTGGCGCCGCGATATTCATGAGCACCCCGAGCTGGGGAACATGGAAACCCGCACGGCCGGCATTGTGGCTGCTCAGCTCAAAAAGCTAGGCCTGGAGGTGCAAACGGGCGTGGCGAAAACCGGTGTAGTGGCCATTCTGCGCGGCGGCAAGCCTGGCCCGGTAGTAGCCCTACGCGCCGACATGGACGCCCTGCCCGTAACCGAAAGCGTCAATATTCCTTTCGCCTCCAAAGCCCGCACCAGCTACAACGGCCAGGAGGTAGGCGTGATGCATGCCTGCGGCCACGATACCCACGTAGCCATGTTGCTCGGGGCCGCTGAGGTCCTTTCGCAGGTGAAAAAAGACCTGCCCGGTACGGTCAAATTCATTTTCCAGCCCGCCGAGGAAGGTTCGTTGCCGGGCGAGGAAGGCGGCGCCCGTCTGATGGTGAAACAGGGGGTGCTCGATAACCCCAAGGTAGATGCCATCTTCGGCGTCCATATCAATGCCCAGACGGAAGTAGGCACGCTCAAGTACCGCCCTGGCGGCGAAATGGCCTCTTCCGATGTGTTCAGCATCAAGGTGAAAGGCAAGTCGGCACACGGTGCCTACCCCTGGCTGGCTGTGGACCCCGTAGTGACGGCTGCCCAGATTATCATGGGTCTGCAAACCATCGTGAGCCGCCAGGCTGAGCTGACCGAGGATGCCGCCGTACTCACGGTGGGCATGGTGCACGGCGGCGTGCGCAACAACATCATTCCGGAGCAGGTGGAGCTGACGGGCACCATTCGCTGCCTGAACAAGGAAATGCAGCAGAAAATATGGGCGGCGGTGCGCCGTACGGCCACCAACATTGCCGAAAGCGCGGGCGCTACGGCCGAGGTTGATATCACGAACTACGCGCCCGTAACGTTCAACGACCTGCGCCTCACGGAGCAAATGGCGCCCACGCTGCGCCGCACCGCCGGCCCCGATAAAGTAGTGGTGCAGAAGGCCGTAACCGGGGCCGAGGACTTTGCTTTTTACCAGGAAAAAATACCCGGCCTGTTCGTATTTGTAGGTGGCATGCCCAAGGGCAAGAGTCCCGCAGAAACGGCTCCGCACCACACGGCCGGCTTTTTCATTGATGAAAGCGGCCTCACGCTGGGCGTGAAAACCCTGGCTACGCTCGCCGCCGATTACCTCGGTGCCGGTAAGAAATAG